One genomic region from Conexibacter woesei DSM 14684 encodes:
- a CDS encoding LLM class flavin-dependent oxidoreductase codes for MPVNCAVGLPNIGEYGDPELLVELGREAEAAGWDGAFVWDHVAYREAGWPLADPYMTVAAIAARTERIRVGVLVSAFARRRPTKLARELATLDVLSSGRLVVGAGLGSQGDEEYAWFGEDPDPRVRAQKLDEGLEIVDGLWRGEPYEFHGVHLDVRAGPFLPRPVQRPRPPVWIAGRWPAKRPFRRAARWDGVFPTFADLPRDATPTTAQLAEVVAFTRAERAAAGIDAAAPFDVVVEGVSGGPDPALVAPYAEAGLTWWIEKLGWFRGPLDEMRARIARGPPA; via the coding sequence ATGCCCGTGAACTGCGCAGTCGGCCTGCCGAACATCGGCGAGTACGGCGACCCGGAGCTGCTGGTGGAGCTGGGGCGCGAGGCGGAGGCGGCCGGCTGGGACGGCGCGTTCGTGTGGGATCACGTCGCCTACCGCGAGGCCGGCTGGCCGCTCGCCGATCCCTACATGACCGTCGCGGCGATCGCCGCGCGGACCGAGCGGATCCGCGTCGGCGTGCTCGTCAGCGCCTTCGCACGGCGGCGGCCGACGAAGCTCGCGCGCGAGCTGGCGACGCTCGACGTGCTCTCCAGCGGGCGGCTCGTCGTCGGCGCCGGCCTCGGCTCCCAGGGCGACGAGGAGTACGCCTGGTTCGGCGAGGACCCCGACCCGCGCGTGCGTGCGCAGAAGCTCGACGAGGGGCTGGAGATCGTCGACGGTCTCTGGCGCGGCGAGCCGTACGAGTTCCACGGCGTCCACCTCGACGTCAGAGCCGGTCCGTTCCTCCCCCGCCCTGTCCAGCGGCCACGACCGCCGGTCTGGATCGCCGGGCGCTGGCCTGCGAAGCGGCCGTTCCGCCGCGCCGCCCGCTGGGACGGCGTCTTCCCGACGTTCGCCGACCTGCCGCGCGACGCGACGCCGACCACCGCCCAGCTCGCCGAGGTCGTCGCGTTCACGCGCGCCGAGCGTGCGGCGGCCGGGATCGACGCGGCGGCGCCGTTCGACGTCGTGGTCGAGGGTGTCTCCGGCGGTCCTGATCCGGCGCTCGTCGCGCCGTACGCCGAGGCCGGCCTGACGTGGTGGATCGAGAAGCTCGGCTGGTTCCGCGGGCCGCTGGACGAGATGCGCGCGCGGATCGCGAGAGGACCGCCGGCATGA